The Corvus hawaiiensis isolate bCorHaw1 chromosome 2, bCorHaw1.pri.cur, whole genome shotgun sequence genome includes a window with the following:
- the NUMA1 gene encoding nuclear mitotic apparatus protein 1 isoform X4: MSSSSFEEHSPLSPLPHKREVHFLELQRISSFRSTNLPSTPSSPMGDIMQTPQFQLRRLKEQLVFERENREELEVEMAENHKLIMEKDAQITMMQQRIDRLVKLNEKQAEDQLEPKEMEELREKNESLVGRLHEAFRQCQDLKTEKAQMDRKINKLSEENGDLSFKLREIASNMVQLQRALNELSEEHNTAMAQSQEKQRQLEKELHAALQDKKCSEEKIEILQGKISLLEDQLAKLEECSTQEKGEVMGDVLKLEELKQELSSLTAKGMRLEEEKQQLDSLVTSLQSSLSESHRAQERLKRDLQAQAAEGQAERLAALSVQHEETLRERDAVLQQVQQANASLSSQLQAVDEEKAALSHKVSELEAQILELGAQRQQGVAVEELKAQLQELEGRLKESQQRLSEREKLARENSRLQEQLLFLEESLRNTEGILEDEKRRAAECLEGNLARIAELEAERQQLVQERESALLERGEELATRQVLEESREQPLGASPAARGEDEECRRLKEEMQALSREHGRACQQLQAEQEKVAALEAQAERLAGLQADLSSAQSWAKEKETEEQKLRAEISSLQEKMAVAEQTAAQRVAKLEADARRAAEALEGVSQQLSQEKLKSKELEGTMEQLQIAEKELVSLRSAVQEKESWKEQVSQCIQEMERKNSLISSLEHEVSILHRQVTEKEGESKELKRLILAESEKSKKLEERLRVLQTEMATAASRAAERCSLMKVEVQRCQEEMEKQRMTIEALKRDRHCQSEREDELRQEAKVCQDKCLQKEQLLAALQQELDSARAERASLESQHQQDLEQRAKAVSTLQVELAQAKLEVAEVPSLREQLAEQDRAIQRLQAEAAEAGAQLAGLQQANARLAEENQGLSKTRSQGQRQLEAELGQARERHMQELEQLRVASEELVSSSRQEAKEAVQKLETMSKEYESSRAAAVEERKKLLQERQRLTTQVEQLEIIQKDQTKQVEELSKKLTQHEKATWTQQQRVKALEGELQAVVTSHKEKVAELQVQLTQKEQAAEYYKGQMEKAKSHYDAKKQQNQELAEKLKAMEHLQKENTELQSKSERLAKELQQSILQAKESEMSCKNLTSQIHSLEAQVEVAKQQVRELGKFQVMTATVKGQETFCQNVADQSTDSLDEAQLLDSTRKATSSQLEVSVVQSDSEESLLSQRLPQKKSSLESLHFTPILRETPSQLESSANSPGDFSLSSGCKTRSARRRTTINITMTDKQAESEELVCIKNIPLAQSTKTSSPAKGHLHSDASTRSLTSFPSQETPMKLETSSPGKMPGTSALLGLPGYRPVTRSSLRLQGSSSSSLGVCGQGRSTMNLGTCQEEPEQLDDWNRIAELQRRNQARPPHLKTSYSLERMPSTSVGTITDEEVKMGDPEETLRRASMQPSQIIAASSMAGGQCSTQAPTQPSSITTRQQRKRLSEETHQGPDTPPSKKPTSCFPRSQTAQDRSEQSSSQVTQESEQPATQAQRRQSMAFSILNTPRELGRRLLRRAATQRSTPTPSTSSGTRRSSRIATAKSPKGKASRQSRKDKQS; this comes from the exons atgtccagcagcagctttgagGAGCAttccccactgtcccctctcCCACACAAGCGAGAGGTGCatttcctggagctgcagaggatCTCCTCCTTCCGCAGCACCAA CCTGCCCAGCACTCCATCTTCGCCCATGGGGGACATCATGCAGACCCCCCAGTTCCAGCTGCGGCggctgaaggagcagctggtTTTTGAGAGAGAGAACCGGGAAGAGCTGGAGGTGGAGATGGCGGAGAATCACAAGCTCATCATGGAGAAGG ATGCTCAGATCACCATGATGCAGCAGCGGATCGATCGCCTGGTTAAGCTCAACGAGAAGCAAGCTGAAGACCAGCTGGAGCCCAAAGAAAtggaggagctgagggagaAGAATGAGAG CCTGGTGGGGCGCCTGCACGAGGCCTTCAGGCAATGCCAGGACCTGAAGACTGAAAAAGCACAGATGGACCGAAAAATCAACAAGCTCTCAGAGGAAAATGGGGATCTTTCCTTCAAG CTGCGGGAGATCGCCAGCAATATGGTCCAGCTGCAGCGAGCCCTGAATGAGCTCTCGGAGGAGCACAACACTGCCATGGCACAGTCGCAGGAAAAGCAGCGACAACTGGAGAAGGAGCTGCATGCTGCCCTGCAGGATAAG AAATGCTCAGAAGAGAAAATCGAGATTCTACAGGGAAAGATTTCTCTGCTGGAGGACCAGCTGGCCAAGCTGGAGGAGTGCAGCAcccaggagaagggagaagtCATGGGGGACGTTTTGAAG ctggaggagctgaagcAGGAGCTGTCCAGCCTCACCGCCAAAGGAATgcggctggaggaggagaagcagcagctggacagcCTTGTCACCAGTCTCCAGAGCTCCCTCTCTGAGAGCCACCGGGCCCAAGAGAGGCTGAAGCGAGACCTACAGGCACAGGCTGCTGAGGGGCAGGCTGAGCGGCTGGCTGCCCTCAGTGTCCAGCACGAGGAGACCCTGCGGGAAAGGGATGCTGTCCTGCAGCAGGTCCAGCAGGCCAACGCATCCCtgagcagccagctgcaggctgTGGATGAGGAGAAGGCTGCACTGAGCCACAAGGTCAGCGAACTGGAAGCCCAGATCCTGGAGCTGGGTGCCCAACGGCAGCAGGGAGTGGCAGTAGAGGAACTGAAagcccagctgcaggagctggagggcaGGCTAAAGGAGAGCCAGCAGAGGCTGTCTGAGAGGGAGAAGCTGGCCCGGGAGAACAGCCGCCtacaggagcagctgctcttcctGGAGGAATCCCTGCGTAACACTGAGGGTATCTTGGAGGATGAGAAGAGACGGGCAGCTGAGTGCCTGGAGGGCAACCTGGCCAGAATCGCTGAGCTGGAGGCAGAAAGACAACAGCTGGTTCAGGAGCGGGAGTCAGCTCTGCTGGAGCGGGGTGAGGAGCTGGCCACACgccaggtgctggaggagagCCGGGAGCAGCCGCTGGgagcctctcctgctgcccgAGGGGAGGACGAAGAGTGCAGGCggctgaaggaggaaatgcaggCGCTGAGCCGGGAGCATGGCCGggcctgccagcagctgcaggctgagcaGGAGAAGGTGGCTGCGCTGGAGGCCCAGGCGGAGCGGCTGGCTGGCCTCCAGGCTGACCTGTCCAGCGCTCAGTCATGGGCGAAAGAGAAGGAGACTGAGGAGCAGAAGCTGAGGGCTGAGATTTCTTCCCTGCAGGAGAAGATGGCTGTGGCAGAGCAAACAGCAGCCCAGCGCGTGGCCAAGCTGGAGGCGGATGCCCGGAGAGCTGCTGAGGCACTGGAGGGAgtctcccagcagctctcccaggagAAGCTCAAATCCAAGGAGCTGGAAGGCAccatggagcagctgcagaTTGCAGAGAAGGAGCTGGTGTCCCTCCGCTCTGCCGTGCAGGAGAAGGAGAGCTGGAAGGAGCAAGTGTCCCAGTGCATCCAGGAGATGGAGAGGAAGAACAGCCTGatcagcagcctggagcatgaGGTCTCCATCCTCCATCGCCAGgtgacagaaaaggaaggggagagcAAGGAGCTGAAACGCCTGATCCTGGCTGAGTCGGAGAAGAGCaagaagctggaggagaggctgcGGGTGCTGCAGACAGAGATGGCCACCGCAGCCTCCCGTGCAGCTGAGAGGTGCTCACTGATGAAGGTGGAGGTGCAGCGGTGCCAGGAAGAGATGGAGAAGCAGAGAATGACCATTGAGGCCCTGAAGCGGGATCGCCATTGCCAGAGCGAGCGGGAGGATGAGCTGCGGCAGGAGGCAAAGGTCTGCCAAGACAAGTGCCTAcagaaggagcagctcctggctgccctgcagcaggagcttgACAGCGCCCGGGCTGAGCGTGCCTCCCTGGAAAGCCAGCACCAGCAGGACCTGGAGCAGAGAGCAAAAGCCGTGTCCACACTGCAAGTTGAGCTAGCGCAGGCCAAGCTGGAGGTGGCTGAGGTGCCGTCACTGCGGGAGCAGTTGGCAGAACAGGACCGGGCCATTCAGCGGCTGCAGGctgaggcagcagaggcaggggcacagctggcagggctgcaaCAGGCCAATGCTCGGCTGGCTGAGGAGAACCAGGGGCTCAGCAAGACTCGCAGCCAGGGGCAGCGGCAGCTTGAGGCGGAACTGGGCCAGGCCAGGGAGCGGCAcatgcaggagctggagcagctgcgggTAGCATCTGAGGAGCtagtgagcagcagcaggcaggaggctAAGGAGGCAGTGCAGAAGCTGGAAACCATGAGTAAGGAATacgagagcagcagagcagcagccgtggaagagaggaagaaactCCTTCAAGAGAGGCAAAGACTGACAACTCAG gtggagcagctggagatAATCCAGAAGGACCAAACAAAGCAG GTGGAGGAGCTGAGTAAAAAGCTGACTCAGCATGAGAAGGCCACCTGGACCCAGCAGCAGAGAGTTAAG GCACTCGAAggggagctgcaggcagtggTCACCAGCCATAAGGAGaaggtggcagagctgcaggtgcaGCTAACCCAGAAGGAGCAGGCAGCTGAGTACTACAAAGGGCAG ATGGAGAAGGCAAAAAGTCATTATGATGCCAAGAAGCAGCAGAACCAGGAGCTAGCAGAGAAGCTGAAGGCCATGGAGCACCTGCAGAAAGAGAACACAGAGCTTCAGAGCAAATCAGAGAGGCTGGCCAAGGAGCTACAGCAGAGCATCCTGCAGGCCAAGGAATCTGAGATGAGCTGCAAGAATCTTACCAGCCAGATCCACAGCCTGGAAGCTCAG GTGGAGGTTGCCAAACAACAGGTGCGGGAACTCGGCAAGTTCCAGGTGATGACTGCCACAGTAAAGGGACAGGAGACTTTCTGTCAGAACGTGGCCGACCAGAGCACTGATAGCCTCGATGAGGCACAGCTGCTTGACTCCACCAG gaaggctaCCAGCTCTCAGTTGGAAGTCTCAGTGGTGCAGTCTGACAGTGAAGAGTCACTGCTGTCTCAGCGGCTGCCCCAGAAGAAGTCGTCCCTGGAGAGTCTCCACTTCACCCCCATCCTCCGTGAGACACCATcgcagctggagagcagtgccaacTCCCCGGGTGACTTCTCGCTCAGTTCCGGGTGCAAGACCCGCTCAGCCCGGCGCCGCACTACCATCAACATCACCATGACAGAT AAACAGGCAGAGTCTGAGGAACTGGTCTGCATCAAGAACATCCCATTGGCTCAGTCCACAAAAACTTCTTCCCCTGCTAAGGGCCATCTGCACTCAGATGCCTCCACCCGTTCCCTCACCAGCTTCCCCTCCCAGGAAACTCCTATGAAGCTGGAAACCTCCTCCCCAGGGAAGATGCCTGGCACTTCAGCACTGTTGGGCCTCCCTGGGTACCGGCCAGTCACCCGTAGCTCCCTGCGCttgcaggggagcagcagctccagcctcgGTGTGTGTGGGCAGG GCCGGAGCACCATGAACCTGGGCACATGCCAGGAAGAGCCGGAGCAGCTGGATGACTGGAACCGCATTGCGGAGCTGCAGCGGCGGAACCAGGCCCGCCCCCCGCACCTGAAGACCAGCTACTCCCTAGAGAGAATG ccctccacCTCCGTGGGAACCATCACAGATGAGGAGGTGAAGATGGGGGACCCAGAAGAGACACTGCGACGTGCCAGCATGCAGCCCTCCCAGATCATCGCCGCCAGCAGCATGGCGGGTGGCCAGTGCAGCACCCAGGCCCCCACCCAGCCGAGCAGCATCACTACCCGGCAGCAGAGGAAGCGCCTCTCGGAGGAGACCCACCAGGGCCCTGACACCCCCCCG TCCAAGAAGCCAACCAGCTGCTTCCCACGGTCCCAGACCGCCCAGGACCGcagtgagcagagcagctctcaggTTACTCAAGAGAGTGAGCAGCCAGCCACGCAA GCTCAGAGGCGCCAGTCGATGGCATTCAGCATCCTCAACAcccccagggagctggggaggcgCCTGCTGCGCCGGGCAGCCACCCAGAGGAGCACTCCCACACCCTCCACCAGCAGCGGCACCCGCCGCTCATCCCGCATCGCCACTGCCAAGTCTCCCAAGGGCAAG GCCAGTCGCCAGTCACGCAAGGACAAGCAATCCTGA
- the NUMA1 gene encoding nuclear mitotic apparatus protein 1 isoform X2 yields the protein MSLHGARVAALLAWVNSTKVCPDPLKDLSQLQDCSVFIRIIHKIHGSKEGESVLDQPLPERISFIHGFLQKLCRHKLAAENLVSAQKLLDGEELALAKVAVLLLYHTSMSCKNPGDWNEFDYKTQAELASILKFVLDNEECLNENLEPFLQKKEPSSSSMSSSSFEEHSPLSPLPHKREVHFLELQRISSFRSTNLPSTPSSPMGDIMQTPQFQLRRLKEQLVFERENREELEVEMAENHKLIMEKDAQITMMQQRIDRLVKLNEKQAEDQLEPKEMEELREKNESLVGRLHEAFRQCQDLKTEKAQMDRKINKLSEENGDLSFKLREIASNMVQLQRALNELSEEHNTAMAQSQEKQRQLEKELHAALQDKKCSEEKIEILQGKISLLEDQLAKLEECSTQEKGEVMGDVLKLEELKQELSSLTAKGMRLEEEKQQLDSLVTSLQSSLSESHRAQERLKRDLQAQAAEGQAERLAALSVQHEETLRERDAVLQQVQQANASLSSQLQAVDEEKAALSHKVSELEAQILELGAQRQQGVAVEELKAQLQELEGRLKESQQRLSEREKLARENSRLQEQLLFLEESLRNTEGILEDEKRRAAECLEGNLARIAELEAERQQLVQERESALLERGEELATRQVLEESREQPLGASPAARGEDEECRRLKEEMQALSREHGRACQQLQAEQEKVAALEAQAERLAGLQADLSSAQSWAKEKETEEQKLRAEISSLQEKMAVAEQTAAQRVAKLEADARRAAEALEGVSQQLSQEKLKSKELEGTMEQLQIAEKELVSLRSAVQEKESWKEQVSQCIQEMERKNSLISSLEHEVSILHRQVTEKEGESKELKRLILAESEKSKKLEERLRVLQTEMATAASRAAERCSLMKVEVQRCQEEMEKQRMTIEALKRDRHCQSEREDELRQEAKVCQDKCLQKEQLLAALQQELDSARAERASLESQHQQDLEQRAKAVSTLQVELAQAKLEVAEVPSLREQLAEQDRAIQRLQAEAAEAGAQLAGLQQANARLAEENQGLSKTRSQGQRQLEAELGQARERHMQELEQLRVASEELVSSSRQEAKEAVQKLETMSKEYESSRAAAVEERKKLLQERQRLTTQVEQLEIIQKDQTKQVEELSKKLTQHEKATWTQQQRVKALEGELQAVVTSHKEKVAELQVQLTQKEQAAEYYKGQMEKAKSHYDAKKQQNQELAEKLKAMEHLQKENTELQSKSERLAKELQQSILQAKESEMSCKNLTSQIHSLEAQVEVAKQQVRELGKFQVMTATVKGQETFCQNVADQSTDSLDEAQLLDSTRKATSSQLEVSVVQSDSEESLLSQRLPQKKSSLESLHFTPILRETPSQLESSANSPGDFSLSSGCKTRSARRRTTINITMTDKQAESEELVCIKNIPLAQSTKTSSPAKGHLHSDASTRSLTSFPSQETPMKLETSSPGKMPGTSALLGLPGYRPVTRSSLRLQGSSSSSLGVCGQGRSTMNLGTCQEEPEQLDDWNRIAELQRRNQARPPHLKTSYSLERMPSTSVGTITDEEVKMGDPEETLRRASMQPSQIIAASSMAGGQCSTQAPTQPSSITTRQQRKRLSEETHQGPDTPPSKKPTSCFPRSQTAQDRSEQSSSQVTQESEQPATQAQRRQSMAFSILNTPRELGRRLLRRAATQRSTPTPSTSSGTRRSSRIATAKSPKGKASRQSRKDKQS from the exons ATGTCTCTTCACGGTGCAAGAGTTGCTGCTCTCCTTGCTTGG GTGAACAGCACAAAGGTTTGTCCCGATCCCCTCAAGGAtctgtcccagctccaggacTGTAGTGTCTTCATCAGAATTATCCACAAAAT CCACGGGAGCAAGGAGGGGGAGTCTGTGCTGGACCAGCCGCTGCCAGAGAGGATCTccttcatccatggtttcctgCAGA agctctgcagacacaAATTGGCTGCAGAGAACCTGGTCTCTGCACAGAAACTCCTGGATGGAGAGGAGCTGGCACTGGCCAAG gtggctgtgctgctcctatATCACACCTCTATGAGCTGCAAGAACCCTGGGGACTGGAATGAATTTGACTACAAGACCCAG GCTGAACTGGCATCGATCCTCAAATTTGTGCTGGATAACGAGGAGTGCCTGAATGAGAATCTGGAGCCATTTCTGCAGAAGAAAG AGCCATCCTCGTCCAGTatgtccagcagcagctttgagGAGCAttccccactgtcccctctcCCACACAAGCGAGAGGTGCatttcctggagctgcagaggatCTCCTCCTTCCGCAGCACCAA CCTGCCCAGCACTCCATCTTCGCCCATGGGGGACATCATGCAGACCCCCCAGTTCCAGCTGCGGCggctgaaggagcagctggtTTTTGAGAGAGAGAACCGGGAAGAGCTGGAGGTGGAGATGGCGGAGAATCACAAGCTCATCATGGAGAAGG ATGCTCAGATCACCATGATGCAGCAGCGGATCGATCGCCTGGTTAAGCTCAACGAGAAGCAAGCTGAAGACCAGCTGGAGCCCAAAGAAAtggaggagctgagggagaAGAATGAGAG CCTGGTGGGGCGCCTGCACGAGGCCTTCAGGCAATGCCAGGACCTGAAGACTGAAAAAGCACAGATGGACCGAAAAATCAACAAGCTCTCAGAGGAAAATGGGGATCTTTCCTTCAAG CTGCGGGAGATCGCCAGCAATATGGTCCAGCTGCAGCGAGCCCTGAATGAGCTCTCGGAGGAGCACAACACTGCCATGGCACAGTCGCAGGAAAAGCAGCGACAACTGGAGAAGGAGCTGCATGCTGCCCTGCAGGATAAG AAATGCTCAGAAGAGAAAATCGAGATTCTACAGGGAAAGATTTCTCTGCTGGAGGACCAGCTGGCCAAGCTGGAGGAGTGCAGCAcccaggagaagggagaagtCATGGGGGACGTTTTGAAG ctggaggagctgaagcAGGAGCTGTCCAGCCTCACCGCCAAAGGAATgcggctggaggaggagaagcagcagctggacagcCTTGTCACCAGTCTCCAGAGCTCCCTCTCTGAGAGCCACCGGGCCCAAGAGAGGCTGAAGCGAGACCTACAGGCACAGGCTGCTGAGGGGCAGGCTGAGCGGCTGGCTGCCCTCAGTGTCCAGCACGAGGAGACCCTGCGGGAAAGGGATGCTGTCCTGCAGCAGGTCCAGCAGGCCAACGCATCCCtgagcagccagctgcaggctgTGGATGAGGAGAAGGCTGCACTGAGCCACAAGGTCAGCGAACTGGAAGCCCAGATCCTGGAGCTGGGTGCCCAACGGCAGCAGGGAGTGGCAGTAGAGGAACTGAAagcccagctgcaggagctggagggcaGGCTAAAGGAGAGCCAGCAGAGGCTGTCTGAGAGGGAGAAGCTGGCCCGGGAGAACAGCCGCCtacaggagcagctgctcttcctGGAGGAATCCCTGCGTAACACTGAGGGTATCTTGGAGGATGAGAAGAGACGGGCAGCTGAGTGCCTGGAGGGCAACCTGGCCAGAATCGCTGAGCTGGAGGCAGAAAGACAACAGCTGGTTCAGGAGCGGGAGTCAGCTCTGCTGGAGCGGGGTGAGGAGCTGGCCACACgccaggtgctggaggagagCCGGGAGCAGCCGCTGGgagcctctcctgctgcccgAGGGGAGGACGAAGAGTGCAGGCggctgaaggaggaaatgcaggCGCTGAGCCGGGAGCATGGCCGggcctgccagcagctgcaggctgagcaGGAGAAGGTGGCTGCGCTGGAGGCCCAGGCGGAGCGGCTGGCTGGCCTCCAGGCTGACCTGTCCAGCGCTCAGTCATGGGCGAAAGAGAAGGAGACTGAGGAGCAGAAGCTGAGGGCTGAGATTTCTTCCCTGCAGGAGAAGATGGCTGTGGCAGAGCAAACAGCAGCCCAGCGCGTGGCCAAGCTGGAGGCGGATGCCCGGAGAGCTGCTGAGGCACTGGAGGGAgtctcccagcagctctcccaggagAAGCTCAAATCCAAGGAGCTGGAAGGCAccatggagcagctgcagaTTGCAGAGAAGGAGCTGGTGTCCCTCCGCTCTGCCGTGCAGGAGAAGGAGAGCTGGAAGGAGCAAGTGTCCCAGTGCATCCAGGAGATGGAGAGGAAGAACAGCCTGatcagcagcctggagcatgaGGTCTCCATCCTCCATCGCCAGgtgacagaaaaggaaggggagagcAAGGAGCTGAAACGCCTGATCCTGGCTGAGTCGGAGAAGAGCaagaagctggaggagaggctgcGGGTGCTGCAGACAGAGATGGCCACCGCAGCCTCCCGTGCAGCTGAGAGGTGCTCACTGATGAAGGTGGAGGTGCAGCGGTGCCAGGAAGAGATGGAGAAGCAGAGAATGACCATTGAGGCCCTGAAGCGGGATCGCCATTGCCAGAGCGAGCGGGAGGATGAGCTGCGGCAGGAGGCAAAGGTCTGCCAAGACAAGTGCCTAcagaaggagcagctcctggctgccctgcagcaggagcttgACAGCGCCCGGGCTGAGCGTGCCTCCCTGGAAAGCCAGCACCAGCAGGACCTGGAGCAGAGAGCAAAAGCCGTGTCCACACTGCAAGTTGAGCTAGCGCAGGCCAAGCTGGAGGTGGCTGAGGTGCCGTCACTGCGGGAGCAGTTGGCAGAACAGGACCGGGCCATTCAGCGGCTGCAGGctgaggcagcagaggcaggggcacagctggcagggctgcaaCAGGCCAATGCTCGGCTGGCTGAGGAGAACCAGGGGCTCAGCAAGACTCGCAGCCAGGGGCAGCGGCAGCTTGAGGCGGAACTGGGCCAGGCCAGGGAGCGGCAcatgcaggagctggagcagctgcgggTAGCATCTGAGGAGCtagtgagcagcagcaggcaggaggctAAGGAGGCAGTGCAGAAGCTGGAAACCATGAGTAAGGAATacgagagcagcagagcagcagccgtggaagagaggaagaaactCCTTCAAGAGAGGCAAAGACTGACAACTCAG gtggagcagctggagatAATCCAGAAGGACCAAACAAAGCAG GTGGAGGAGCTGAGTAAAAAGCTGACTCAGCATGAGAAGGCCACCTGGACCCAGCAGCAGAGAGTTAAG GCACTCGAAggggagctgcaggcagtggTCACCAGCCATAAGGAGaaggtggcagagctgcaggtgcaGCTAACCCAGAAGGAGCAGGCAGCTGAGTACTACAAAGGGCAG ATGGAGAAGGCAAAAAGTCATTATGATGCCAAGAAGCAGCAGAACCAGGAGCTAGCAGAGAAGCTGAAGGCCATGGAGCACCTGCAGAAAGAGAACACAGAGCTTCAGAGCAAATCAGAGAGGCTGGCCAAGGAGCTACAGCAGAGCATCCTGCAGGCCAAGGAATCTGAGATGAGCTGCAAGAATCTTACCAGCCAGATCCACAGCCTGGAAGCTCAG GTGGAGGTTGCCAAACAACAGGTGCGGGAACTCGGCAAGTTCCAGGTGATGACTGCCACAGTAAAGGGACAGGAGACTTTCTGTCAGAACGTGGCCGACCAGAGCACTGATAGCCTCGATGAGGCACAGCTGCTTGACTCCACCAG gaaggctaCCAGCTCTCAGTTGGAAGTCTCAGTGGTGCAGTCTGACAGTGAAGAGTCACTGCTGTCTCAGCGGCTGCCCCAGAAGAAGTCGTCCCTGGAGAGTCTCCACTTCACCCCCATCCTCCGTGAGACACCATcgcagctggagagcagtgccaacTCCCCGGGTGACTTCTCGCTCAGTTCCGGGTGCAAGACCCGCTCAGCCCGGCGCCGCACTACCATCAACATCACCATGACAGAT AAACAGGCAGAGTCTGAGGAACTGGTCTGCATCAAGAACATCCCATTGGCTCAGTCCACAAAAACTTCTTCCCCTGCTAAGGGCCATCTGCACTCAGATGCCTCCACCCGTTCCCTCACCAGCTTCCCCTCCCAGGAAACTCCTATGAAGCTGGAAACCTCCTCCCCAGGGAAGATGCCTGGCACTTCAGCACTGTTGGGCCTCCCTGGGTACCGGCCAGTCACCCGTAGCTCCCTGCGCttgcaggggagcagcagctccagcctcgGTGTGTGTGGGCAGG GCCGGAGCACCATGAACCTGGGCACATGCCAGGAAGAGCCGGAGCAGCTGGATGACTGGAACCGCATTGCGGAGCTGCAGCGGCGGAACCAGGCCCGCCCCCCGCACCTGAAGACCAGCTACTCCCTAGAGAGAATG ccctccacCTCCGTGGGAACCATCACAGATGAGGAGGTGAAGATGGGGGACCCAGAAGAGACACTGCGACGTGCCAGCATGCAGCCCTCCCAGATCATCGCCGCCAGCAGCATGGCGGGTGGCCAGTGCAGCACCCAGGCCCCCACCCAGCCGAGCAGCATCACTACCCGGCAGCAGAGGAAGCGCCTCTCGGAGGAGACCCACCAGGGCCCTGACACCCCCCCG TCCAAGAAGCCAACCAGCTGCTTCCCACGGTCCCAGACCGCCCAGGACCGcagtgagcagagcagctctcaggTTACTCAAGAGAGTGAGCAGCCAGCCACGCAA GCTCAGAGGCGCCAGTCGATGGCATTCAGCATCCTCAACAcccccagggagctggggaggcgCCTGCTGCGCCGGGCAGCCACCCAGAGGAGCACTCCCACACCCTCCACCAGCAGCGGCACCCGCCGCTCATCCCGCATCGCCACTGCCAAGTCTCCCAAGGGCAAG GCCAGTCGCCAGTCACGCAAGGACAAGCAATCCTGA